DNA from Methanotorris formicicus Mc-S-70:
TATGTCTTTCGATGTAGTTATATCGAATATTGCAACCATAAACCTTTTTACTCCATCTCCTTAGTAGCGTTGAATCGATTATTGCAGTGTATTTAAATCTATTGTCATCAAAAAATATCGGGAAGTTGGATAGTTGAGTATACAAACAAAACTCATTTTCTGATAGTTTTTGTAGGTTTTTAACGATAGTCGTTCTGTGAATTCCCGAGACATACTCTGAAAATGCTTTGATAGTTTTTATTGGCGTTAGTGTTCTAACCTGTGCGAACTTAGATAACTCCTCCGAACAGCTAAATCCTAAACTATTTATAGAATTAGTGAGTATATTATTAAGTGCTGCTAGCATAGGAGATGCACCGTTTTTTAACGAGTTATTTAAGTACTACCTATTTCTATTTTTTGGTTTTAAAGTTAATATTGTTAAATCACACTATCAGTATATTAAAAAAGTTTCATTAACTAAATTCCAATATTTAAAATTATCGTTTTATTTTCCTAAAATAAAAAAAGATTAATTTGAGGGGTCCCATGAAGGGTTCCCCCTCAAAGCCACGGGCGTTTTAAAGGGCAGGACGTAGGATACCCGGTTTGTAGGAAATTTATTTCATATCTAAAAGGTTATTTGATTTATTTCATTTCTTCAACTTTCTTTACCAACATTTTTAAGATTTCTCTATCTGGTAAAAGACCTTCTGGTGGCTCAACAACCTTTCTTAATTCAATTGGAACTCCATCCATTCTATAAGCAGTTCCCTCAACTTCAACTCCAGCAATTGCTGGTGGGATGATGATGTTTGCCAATTGTGTTGTTGGGGTTTCGTGAGGGTCTATGCAAACCAATGGAATTTTTGCTATATGTTGGACTGCCTTTTGTGGGAAGTGAGCCCCTGGGTCTGAAGCGATGTTGAGCATCATGTCAGTCTCTCCTCTCTGCAAGACATCGTTTGCACATGTTTCTCCAGGGTTGAATCTTGGGAATCCTCTTGAGAAGTCAACTCCAAATGGATAACCTGTTACCCAAGTTAATACTTGGTTAAATCCATTTACGTTGTAGTGTCCCCTCATTGGCATTAGTCCGAATTTTGTGTAGGCATTTAGGTCAATAATCAATTGGATAGCGTTGTCGATGTTTCTGTGTTTTCCTCTTGTCATTGTGACTCCCATTGCGAAGAAGAGTTCTCCAAACTGAGCGTTCTTACAGATGTCCATTGCCTCATAAATTAACTCAACTGGAACTCCTGCAACTTCATCAACCTCTAACTTGAATCCTTTCAATGCTGCTCTCATTGCACTGATTAACTCATAGTCCTTGTGAGGTTCAACCTGTAAGTGAACATCTGCCAACTTTGCAGTATCTGTTTTCCTTGGGTCAACTACAATTAGTGTTCTGTCTCTTCTTCCCCTTTCTCTGAAGAATCCTCTTGCAAATACTGAATATCTACTCATGTGTCTTGGGTGTGCGTGCATTGGGTTTGAACCCCAGAAGATAATTACATCAGCCCTGTTTTTAACTTCTCCTAAGGTACAAACCGGGTATCCTACGTCCTGCAATGCTAAAACTGAAGGCCCGTGTCAAACACTCGCAGTGTTGTC
Protein-coding regions in this window:
- a CDS encoding formylmethanofuran dehydrogenase subunit B, whose protein sequence is MVEVIKNVVCPFCGTLCDDLEILVEDGHIVGTRNACRIGNAKFMHFEGAVRYTEPLMRENKKDEFKKVDYETAIEETARLLVEAKLPLIYGWSATECHSHQYGIKLAEKVGAIIDNTASVUHGPSVLALQDVGYPVCTLGEVKNRADVIIFWGSNPMHAHPRHMSRYSVFARGFFRERGRRDRTLIVVDPRKTDTAKLADVHLQVEPHKDYELISAMRAALKGFKLEVDEVAGVPVELIYEAMDICKNAQFGELFFAMGVTMTRGKHRNIDNAIQLIIDLNAYTKFGLMPMRGHYNVNGFNQVLTWVTGYPFGVDFSRGFPRFNPGETCANDVLQRGETDMMLNIASDPGAHFPQKAVQHIAKIPLVCIDPHETPTTQLANIIIPPAIAGVEVEGTAYRMDGVPIELRKVVEPPEGLLPDREILKMLVKKVEEMK